From the genome of Malus domestica chromosome 04, GDT2T_hap1, one region includes:
- the LOC103433067 gene encoding methylsterol monooxygenase 1-1-like, whose translation MLPYQTIEEASAALGRNLTFAETLWFNYSASKSDYVLYCHNLLFLFAIFSLVPLPLVFMEVLRWGGLDRYKIQPKVRLPFSDMLKCYKDVMWMFFFIVGPLQLVSYPSIQMIGIRTGLPLPSGWEMLSQLLVYFLVEDYTNYWIHRFLHNKWGYEKIHRVHHEYTAPIGFAAPYAHWAEILILGIPSFLGPAMVPGHMITFWSWIALRQIEAIETHSGYDFPWTPTKHIPFYGGAEYHDYHHYVGGQSQSNFASVFTYCDYIYGTDKGYRYQKKILKKLNEEPAGVQNGGSIDFKTD comes from the exons ATGCTGCCCTACCAGACCATCGAGGAGGCCTCGGCGGCTTTGGGCCGAAACCTCACCTTCGCCGAGACACTGTGGTTCAACTACTCTGCGTCCAAGTCCGATTACGTCCTCTACTGCCACAACCTTCTCTTCCTCTTCGCCATCTTCTCCCTCGTCCCTCTCCCTCTGGTTTTCATGGAGGTTCTCAGATGGGGCGGCCTCGACCGCTACAAGATACAGCCCAAAGTCCGATTGCCCTTCTCTGACATGTTGAAATGCTACAAGGACGTTATGTGGATGTTCTTTTTCATCGTCGGCCCTCTCCAGCTCGTCTCTTACCCTTCAATCCAG ATGATCGGGATTCGAACAGGATTGCCATTGCCGTCTGGATGGGAGATGCTTTCCCAGTTGTTAGTTTATTTCTTGGTAGAAGATTATACCAACTACTGGATCCACAGATTTTTGCATAACAAATGGGGGTACGAGAAAATCCATCGAGTTCACCACGAGTACACTGCTCCAATTGGATTTGCAGCGCCATATGCGCATTGGGCTGAGATTTTGATCCTCGGCATCCCATCTTTTCTTGGTCCGGCCATGGTTCCTGGCCACATGATCACATTCTGGTCGTGGATAGCATTGCGGCAGATTGAGGCCATAGAAACACACAGCGG TTATGACTTCCCCTGGACTCCCACAAAGCATATCCCATTTTATGGTGGTGCTGAGTATCACGATTACCATCATTATGTTGGAGGACAAAGCCAGAGTAATTTTGCTTCAGTGTTCACCTATTGTGATTACATTTATGGAACAGACAAG GGATATCGGTACCAGAAGAAGATCCTTAAGAAG TTGAACGAGGAACCTGCTGGAGTCCAAAATGGAGGCTCCATAGATTTTAAAACTGATTAG